In Oncorhynchus tshawytscha isolate Ot180627B linkage group LG01, Otsh_v2.0, whole genome shotgun sequence, the genomic stretch GCTATGTCTGGGCTCCATTTTCAGGCATCTCATCTTTTTCAGCTAGTGTTGGTCCCATGCCAGCCTGGGAGCCAGTCAATAACTCTCTCATAAGATCTAAGGTAATGGAGCTACACATACCCCCACAACCATTATGATCACTCAAGGCATGTTTTCATCTGTATCATTATATCGCCTTACGTGCAAAGGGTATACCTTACGAATGTGACTAACACTTTTTAATGCCAATGAGAGCTGGCAGGGGTGAGTTTAATGAGGGGATTTGATTATCTGGCCTAGGTTATCCCAGTGAGAGGAGTTTGCACCGGCTGAAAAGTGATTGCATTTGTTTTGGAACCGGGCTACATCCTGGGGCGAGCCAAGTGACCCCTTTCAAAGCCAACGGCGAAGTCGGCTCAAAACAAAAGCGCCGTAGCCTAGGCTAGATTAAGCACGTGGCGCAATGAGTAGGACTCTTGTCTattcacatgcaaaagtgattgctgtTGATAAAAATgctttatctgccttcccaatgaagGCAGATAAGACGTTATATATTTTATGGAAAAGAGATGTACGTTTCTGGACGGTGCCCCATGGTGCCTTGTTGACATCATGACCGAACAGCGCAGATTACTGTTCAATTTGAGAAGGGAGATCCTCCCTCACCGCTTTCACCCGTTCTTGTCACAGGCCATAGACCGGTGCTCCGCAGCTTAGGTTAATAGAACTCCCTTATTGTCTGGGATGAGGGGAAAACAGTGATAACAAGTTACTACTTCCTCTGttcaaaatactttttcaaaatACTACCTGTGATTAAGAAGATAGTGGAAATGGGCATATTTTGCCCCCAACTATGAGAAAATATAAAGTTTTAAGAGGTTTCAATTTAAAAGAcaactgcacttcctgatttggcctcgtttGAGATTTGGTTCATTAGGAAATGCTAGCGACCACGAGTGAACTCAAACGCGAGTTAGTTTCGGGTTCGGTTTGATATGGGTATCTCGTGTGTGTTCGCAGGTAGGAAGAGTTAGCCAAATCATTTAGCTTCAGCCGGCTGGTGTGTGACTGGCAAagttggtttgactttggatagcctatctcGGTGGACAGTTAGGGACTGTCGATCAATAACACAATGTAAATGgaacaatattttcatgttgcacatcTTTTAGTTGTCTCAAACTCTTTCAATATTTATGTACATTTCTAAAATGTATAGCTGATTTTAAAATGCCCACACCAGTAGAAATCCACTTTTTAAAGCCAGAGCTTATGTTGCACAACAATTTGCACAACAAATTATGTTGCACAACAATTTAAGCCATTAAGTAATTGTTTTAGTCAAAGTACAATATATTTGGGCTTGAAGTGACAAATCCAAACTGCCCACTATGTGCAAATCTGTGAATGCAGTGTCTTTCCCTCTGATATGACATTCAAATAGAACCCAGTGCTGAAATAATTTGTATGTTACAACCCACCAGTATGGCATTGTTTATTAATCCGAAACAGCTGCAAAGTTATTTCTCTTCGCAACTGAGATGAGCCAAAGAGCCTGAGACATGGAGCAAATTAAAATAGTGGGTGCAAATGTATATTTTGCGCCTCCCCTTTTTTGACCAGGAAATTATCATAATCCATTGGATAATGTCAATTTTCACTTATTTTTTTAGACTGTCtgtcttaaaaaatatatatatatctgaccaTTTTCTATATGGTATAAAAGCATTTTGAAAACCCGCTGCCCCAGTCTCCCCAAGATGAATGGCTTCACTACTATAATTACATGTAATTTGAGGCGTGCATGATCATAGTCATTGTAGTCTATCATTTCACTTCCACTGTGAGAACCATGAGCACGGGCTGACTTGGCTTTGCTGTATTGCAGCTGAAGAATTCCAGCAATCTTCCTACCAAAGGTTGCACCGTGTCcattacaatgtaaaaaaaacgcATATCATATTTCAATAGTTATCCTTATTACCAGAGCTTCATCTTACTCTTTCTAAATATTTCGATCCCAAATTCGAGGCCACAATTGATGGGAAATGCCCAAACAGAGATAACAATAGATGGCAAAGTCAAAGATAGGCCAGTGGTTTCCATCTGAGGCTTTTGTTTTCCCTAAAACAATGCCAGTGACAAATTCAGCTCTAGAACCAGCCATACAGCCAAGCTGGCTTTTGAATACCATGTAGTAAAACAAAAACAGCAacacataacattagctagctagataaggtttgcaagatagctagctagctagataaggttagcatgctagctaccgACACTGTCAGTGCCTCATTTTTTGACGTTTATCAACTCTGTGGAAATTCCCAGACCCAATTTGTGAATAGGTATAAATAGCTTTCGTCATTCTTCTTAGGCGGAACCTAAATGTGCATTTCCTTTCTAGGACAGGAAACTATGTCAAAATAGTGGCGGCAACTTCCTCTTGCATGTAGCTGCACTCAGAAATGATGATTACTTTGGTGTGGCCAGCTGTGGAAAGGCTTAAAAATAAACCCAACCCATGGAAAAAGGTTACGATACCCTCCAATCTATGACATACCATTTTTTCCTATCATCTCAAAAATCTCAGTTTTTGGACGAGACCGACTTTATGACCagaattatcctatttacactttgtagtcaattttgacactataaTAAATGTGTCTAACTCATATCACATAGGCCATTTTCAAAACAAGAAGTTGCTTTTTCGGGGTATTCTTTAACAAAGTACATCTTAAATACTTTCTGATTAAATCTTAATGATCACTTCACGAGAGCTACCTGCCCCCATTTTGGAAAAACTTACACTATTTTTCCCCAATATACATTCAATTACATTTTTGCCAGTCAAAATACAGCAACATAATTATGACCAAAACCATACCCAATATTTGAACTTTTTGCTACAGCCAACTGTGCTGATTGAACAATTGTTATGATAATACAAGGGatattttctatttttaattatgaaaacattatttaaaaGTAGGATAAAAAAAATGCACGTGCTCAGATGACTACCTACAAAAATCTAAGAAGCTGGGGTGGTTAGCACCCTCACATCCAAACCCCTTGCACAGCATTGGGATGGCTCATATGCTGAACAAAGAAATAAACTCTAGGGCAGTGTGgccaccaaccttttctgagtcaagatcacagagtcaaaatgcaagccaagATCTACcggtttttttttacattacttaAAAAACCTAaagcaacattaaccaattaaaaaacagttctgtagcaatgaggtttgtgcagtaggctataggcccaatatattaccactgcatattggctatgcttaaattgccaatgttgttcttctcagaccatttagaaataatatattttttaaacatgttgGTATATGATCGCAGTGGTAATAgatcatttgttgtattacttgtgaggcacagctttTTTTTCTTTATTGAATTTTTTATTGGACTGATGgactgcatctgatggtcagtctgagggaaaAAGACAGAGCATTATGATTGATAACACCTTTTGACCAAACCCTAACAGGCCTAATCCTTTGTAATAATCGAGTGCAGACCTCAAACCTCTTCATCCAAAAGAAACACTTTTTTACTGATCCATCATTAGTCTAAGAAACTCACCAATTAAGGATAAAATGTCAACTTCAGGAAAACAGACCTTACCATTGGGCTGAAACAATTACAATGGCTTGAAAAAAAATAATTTCATGTTGCAGATACTAAATAATGGGGAAAATCTGAAATAATTTTCAAACATCTGTAAGCATATGCTGAACTCTTCCACTGAGACGAGAATAGAAGTGCAAGTTCTTCTGACTTGTGTACATGTGCATTAATCGTTTGCTTATCTGTGTTAGTAAATGTAATCCACTGAGCCCTTAAGACGACTTCTGGAACAGATGTTGAGTTGAAAACAACGAGGAGAGAAAATATTTGCAGATATCAGTATTTCTAGAGAGAGTTGAGCTGTTGctttccttcccctcccttctAGGGCATTTACTACAACAGggtggtagtgagagagaggggaattcTGGGTGTGGATGGATGGTGACACGAGACGGTCTTATCTTGATCACCAGAATCCAACGTCCTTCCCCAGTCGGGGCTTTCCTGTCCAGCAGACCTGGCCAGCTCAGAGCAAAGGACCCCTCTCCATCCATGGCCTCCATCAACCCTCTACAGCACCCTTCATCACCACCACACAGCCCTCACCTGCCCCCAGAGACCCTGGTTCTCCAGGCTGTTGGAAGTGCTGTCTGCTGGTTGTGGGGGTGCTGGAGATGGAAGCATGGGTGGAGTAAGGGAGTGAGTCAGAACAGCGAGCAggggtggtggtgaggggggTGGTGTTGTGTCTCAGTTGGTCTCGTAGGAGGAGAGCAGCGCAGCATCCACTGGCTCCATGCAGGAGGGGCAGGTGAAGGAGCGCATCAGCCAGTCATCTATACAGTCCATGTGGTAGATGTGCATGCATGGCAGGAATCGAATGGGATCCCCATACACAAAGTCCGTCATGCAAATCACACACCTGCACAGAAAGGGAGACAACAGAATGTGTATCATGTGGGATTGagaaataaataatatattatgcagtatttgtatttatttagtacaaATTGACATTCGGCACCAGTAAGTGATATGAATGTGCATACAGATTACACAGATGCCAATTGTCATACAGTATGAGGCACATTCATCCAACATGATAACACTTTTGTCTTTGGGTGGGTGTTAAGAGGTGCGGTTTGGCGGGTTATTTTTCaggggacgcatgactcgaccttcgcctctcccgagccggttggggagttgcagagatgagacaagatcgtaattggatcgCAACTGGATATGACGAAATTGTGGAAAAAATGGGAgggggggtaaaaaaaaagtgtCTTAATTCTTGgagatgtgttgttgtgtttgagTGCTGGTGCCGGTGGTTCTTACTCTCTAATTTTCTTTTCGGAGCCGTCCCTGCCAGCATCGTACACTCCCTTGGGGAGGTGGTGGATGAGGCCAATGCGCTGAGCAATGCGGACCTGCTCCTCCTCAGTCAGCTGGCTGGCCATGCGGGCCTGACTGGGCGTGGGGTGGTACACTGGCAGCTCCTGCTGCATggccacaaagacacacagaaacatgcacttagaaacagagagagacacaactcaGACCTCATACATAACTCGTGGAATAGACGGTGTTTTCCAACCACAACATCCAAGTAATATGTAGAAGGCATTAGAGCTTACGTGGTGAACGACAAAACAGTTGTGTGGAAATTCCCAGACGTAGGCCTGAGAATAGACCTTGGTAATTACTGAAAACCCAGACattgaagagaaaaaaaaacacacaaaaaaacaacagttATCACCATCAATGGGTTTACTGGAACAGCAGCAGCTTGTTTATTGGAAATATAAATTACAATGCCATTACACTGTTTTGCATTCAAACAACCAAGTTAAAAGTGATATGAATGAAGTCAGAGTATCACTGTAATATAACTAGAACAAGTATATCAGAGGTTTGAATTGACAGATCCAGTAGGTGGCAATCTTTCCCAAGTCAGAGCAATTTCACAAAAAGGGAACATGGGTGTTTTAAGTTCAAATTGCTGTAATTGAGAAAATGCAACAGACAAAGCATTCTATTGAAATCAGTtaccattgaaaggagtgattggCAGCAGGTAAGCTATTAGAGCATGCAGACTGAATGTCGTAAGCCCATGTGAGGGTTACAATCACTAGAAGCAGAGTAAAGCACACTTGCATACATTCCCGCAGTCAAAGATAGTCCCATATCCAACACTGATACAATTTAGATGACAGAATGCAGTCAAATAGCTGGCTGTGTCAGACCCACAAAGCCTGCATGATTCATACAGAAGAGAAAATTCAGACCGCATTTTCATTCTCATTTCTCACCTCTGTTCTGTTCCACCTTTGTGTTGTGGTTGGCGGATGGTTGAGAAACTCAAATGTTTTTTCACATGGAGTCTAAAATATGTTAGAGACAACGCTCAACACCACAATCATAATGAGGAGACCTCAAGAGAAAGCTGATGGATAGAAATGTCCAGACATTTTTCACTGGTTGCGCATTATGTGCTGGATATTAAAAAGTTGTCATGTCATTCTCCACTGAGCTACGAGTGTTTACATTTAAATGATCCATTTGACATTGCAGAATATTTTGTAAAAGGGATACTGGATCATTTTGGCAATCAAGCCCTTTTTATGCTTACCAGCAAGCATGCTAGTGTtgctgtagacttccagtcattgtgctaaagCTAGTTAGCAACAGCTCCAGAAACATCCTTCAACCTTCTTTCAAAACAACATGCAGAGACATAATCATGGTGCTCATCATAATGGTACTCATCAGTTCATCAGGATCTGAGTAAGTAGAAAAAAAGGGCTTAAGGTTCATTACCCTATTTAGATAATAAAATCCTGACAGAAACTTGGTGTACTTTTCCCTAAATCAACCATAACTTCACCAGTTATCATCCTACATACCATCTAATATTACAAACACAGTGCTTACACTGGTTATGAAATCTCCTTTTCCGCTTAGCTATTAGAAATACGGACTGCTCTTTTTATTTGGACACACTGTGTTACAGCAGAACTTTTCATAGAGGCATGGCGAGCATGTCAAAGACCTCAATTTCATGCATTTGCAGATAAGCATAGACAGTAAATTAATCTCTGCAGTCAGACCTAAATGTTCTTCAAAGTGACAATATCTCCTCTGATAATCAGCATAGTTTAGGCCTAataagcaaaaaaataaaataaaactattCCCAATAGTATTGGGAGAGATTATATTAATTTCCAAATACCATTCCATTTAGTTTGTTCCGCTAATTGAAAATAAGTGGGGCATTTAAGAATGACGTAATAGGAATCAAGGTTTCTATGGTGTCCATTTGTCAGGAGTTCACAAAAACCCATCAAAGCTATAGGCCTAGCAAATGTATGATCTGGGAATCTTCTCAATGTGAGTGGCTATAATGTACATGATATGTGgtatgtctctgtggtgtgtctgcatgaagagagagagtacaTGGTCTGTAGAGTCCTGTGCTTCCCAATCCGTCCTCTCCGGGGTTATTTCTGTCAGTCTGGCTGTGAGACAGGAGTTCAGACCAAATCACGGTCTCAGTCAGGTCAGATGTTTAGCTCACACAACTGCCTGCCACACCTATTTACAGGAAGCTACAAGTAGGTTACAGACTAACTCAAAACCAACACTGAGCCTCAAATAATACAAGTGAGGCAATGAAGTAGTGAGGACATGCatagtactgtatgtaaccaaAGATGGGAGGGAGTCTCGACTCTTTGTGGGCTTATTGCAAAACCTAGATGACAAAAATAAATAAGCACCTTTCTTTGGCAAAAAATGAGTGCAGGGTGAAAGCTGTACTTAAAACAACAAAACAGGTTCAGCCCTCAGAATGCAACCCTCTTAGAATCTGCTTAAGCCCTTTCATCAGGTGGCCTCAGTGCCGAGACCGCTGAAAATACATGTCAGAACACGCCTGCCATCTCCACTCTGCCTCAGACACACCGAGATGACATCACAGCAGACCAATGGGCTTCAGGGACTAGTGCCGTCTCATGGATACCTTCCTCACAGTAGTCATCCGAGCTCACCTCAAATTGGATCACAGTCAGTAAAATGAAAGAGTCTCTGGGTGTAAAATAAGTTATTTTTCTTTGTACACACATTTACTAAATGTCAGAAACATATCAAGTATGCAAATGTGAATGGTTCAACTAAATCTTTGTTTTAATAAACACAAAAGGCAAAAAAATGTATATCTTACATTATTTGCACTGGGCACTGAAGTGTAAAGCAAAAGTGAAACATGAGTGATTAAGGGTCCTGTGGGATTTCAGTCACAGTCCCTCATTCCCTTATACAGTCACtctgtactttaaaaaaaagctgAGTCAGCATTTAACAAACAAAATGACCAGGACATCAGAATTTTCAGCCCTGAATGCTCTAGTCCCTCTCCACTTGTGTGAGACAAAAACAGGCAGACCgaataaataaaaaagtgtcAGAATACCTTTTTCAGAAGACTAGGGAAAGGCAGTGGGAGTTGTGTGATTGGCTGGGGGTGTTGCGGTGGACCCAGGGGTAACAGTGCATAGCTGTCAGCTGTCTCTTTGTCCTGGGGCATCCCTGTTGTCCAGTTTCACTCGAAAAGTCACTAGAATGGACACCCTTCAATTACCTAATCAGAAAGCTTGCCAGTATTATCCGATTTAGTGCCTCAAGACTAAAATGAGACAGAGTGATCATGGCACTTGGCGATATTAAAAACCAGGGCAGTAATCAAATTGTTACGGCGTCTCAAGATGGAATAACAGTAAAACAAATATCACATTTTTCAATTTAAGGTCTTTTAAGAGAGTAAGCGAGAAGTTCGACTTGCCTCATACGGGccagatttctgtattttgaaaattacatcttgaaaacttgattactgacatgcaaaacatttagggactatatcaacaatggacaaataccaaaatatcgtTTTTGGGTGGTGTTTTCCTTTAAGGGTAATAATGGGTGAGCTGAAGATAAGTGTCAGC encodes the following:
- the LOC112247528 gene encoding RING finger protein 11 isoform X1; translated protein: MTFPCFMNHNRIELVMVTGQIQTRNHRHHTRCHEAWRERRKKEERTCITDTSLVIGSLLRVCFEPANSVRTVKRTFALQELPVYHPTPSQARMASQLTEEEQVRIAQRIGLIHHLPKGVYDAGRDGSEKKIRECVICMTDFVYGDPIRFLPCMHIYHMDCIDDWLMRSFTCPSCMEPVDAALLSSYETN
- the LOC112247528 gene encoding RING finger protein 11 isoform X2 translates to MGNCLKSPTSDDISLLHESQSDRASYGDGADTDQEPPPPYQQELPVYHPTPSQARMASQLTEEEQVRIAQRIGLIHHLPKGVYDAGRDGSEKKIRECVICMTDFVYGDPIRFLPCMHIYHMDCIDDWLMRSFTCPSCMEPVDAALLSSYETN